A single genomic interval of Methylobacterium bullatum harbors:
- the mshA_3 gene encoding D-inositol 3-phosphate glycosyltransferase, protein MRITCVHQGYELYGSDRSFVESVRIIRAAYPAAIVDVVLPRTGPIVGALEGVASRIVFEPLWILRRRDLPRLATLGLLTLPVAMLRAWQRLRASDLVYINTSVVADYLLAARLCPGRAIVHVHEIPQGATLKLLRGLIRWSGADIVFNSRATAKAFSLTSKVAMRVVYNGIAGPETPPASTYDGSRPLRLLMLGRISRIKGQEIMVEAIRSLAPEVRERIEVRIVGSAFEDTEREEALGRQIADAGLGSIIRLSPFVDDPSDLYRWADVVTVPSRLPESLGRVAIEAMAYGRPPVVSRIGGLTEVVEEGSSGWVVTPDDAPSLASALERIVTDPASWQDFPAAARARYAALFGEEAAAEGLVAMIRARMGGRAGVDASAVAAS, encoded by the coding sequence ATGCGCATCACCTGCGTCCACCAGGGATACGAGCTTTACGGGTCCGACCGCAGCTTCGTTGAGAGCGTGCGGATCATCCGCGCGGCCTATCCCGCTGCCATCGTCGACGTCGTCCTGCCCCGCACCGGCCCCATCGTGGGCGCCCTCGAAGGCGTTGCCTCGCGGATCGTGTTCGAGCCGCTCTGGATTCTCCGGCGCCGCGACCTGCCGCGCCTCGCCACCCTCGGGCTACTGACGCTTCCGGTGGCGATGCTGCGCGCCTGGCAGCGACTGCGCGCGAGCGACCTCGTCTACATCAACACCTCGGTGGTCGCGGATTATCTCCTGGCCGCCCGGCTCTGTCCCGGCCGCGCCATCGTGCATGTCCACGAGATTCCGCAGGGGGCCACCCTGAAACTGCTGCGCGGGCTGATCCGCTGGAGCGGAGCCGACATCGTGTTCAACTCCCGCGCCACCGCGAAGGCGTTCTCGCTGACCTCCAAGGTCGCTATGCGGGTGGTCTATAACGGTATCGCGGGGCCCGAGACGCCACCGGCCTCGACCTATGACGGCTCGCGTCCCCTGCGCCTGCTGATGCTGGGCCGGATCAGCCGCATCAAGGGCCAGGAAATCATGGTCGAAGCGATTCGCTCGCTTGCCCCGGAGGTGCGCGAGCGGATCGAGGTCCGCATCGTCGGCAGCGCCTTCGAGGATACGGAACGCGAGGAAGCGCTCGGCCGCCAGATCGCCGATGCGGGGCTCGGCTCGATCATCCGCCTGTCCCCCTTCGTCGACGATCCATCCGATCTCTATCGCTGGGCGGACGTGGTCACGGTGCCGTCGCGCCTGCCGGAATCCCTCGGCCGCGTGGCGATCGAGGCCATGGCCTATGGCCGCCCCCCCGTCGTGTCCCGCATCGGCGGGCTGACGGAAGTGGTCGAGGAGGGGTCGAGCGGCTGGGTCGTCACGCCCGACGATGCGCCGAGCCTGGCTTCCGCCCTGGAGCGGATCGTGACCGATCCGGCTTCCTGGCAGGACTTTCCGGCGGCCGCCCGCGCTCGCTACGCGGCCCTGTTCGGGGAGGAAGCCGCCGCGGAAGGGCTGGTGGCGATGATCCGCGCCCGCATGGGCGGTCGCGCGGGCGTCGATGCCAGCGCCGTCGCGGCGAGCTGA